Proteins from a genomic interval of Gadus macrocephalus chromosome 2, ASM3116895v1:
- the brd4 gene encoding bromodomain-containing protein 4 isoform X4: MGDGLNASQMSGSSSSSSSQGQPPAKVHVGGTGANPLPPEYINPNRPKRQTNQLQYLLKVVLKSLWKHNFAWPFHLPVDAVKLSLPDYYNIIKYPMDMGTIKKRLENHYYWNAQECIHDFTAMFTNCYIYNKPGDDIVLMAEALEKVFLQKVSEMPEEETEIVVMTGKGRGRGRREGGMSMKPGPLVDSPNTTPHTRGLSNLSAPPQTRGPMQGPPSLPPQPMMQALPPRVPPTLPSHAPQLGAPYSMAPMDCIPQAHVMPLLPAPTHTTLPPLAIQSTAPMLQNNLPPMIKPRKSQKRKADTTTPTANDQMSESSPAAESKSGKTLPRREGVRPNKVIKKEAPDSQHHVAMGTGASGGGLSPKPQDQLGYCGSLVREMLSKKHTAYAWPFYKPVDVNALRLHDYHEIIKHPMDLSSIKAKLENRQYREAQEFAADVRLMFSNCYKYNPPDHEVVGMARKLQDVFEMRFAKMPDELDMKPMAVPPPPTLLHHPAPVKPQPPLGRIGSSSDSSSSSSSSSSSSTDDSEEERAQRLAELQEQLKAVHEQLAALSQPQATKPKRKEKEKEKEKKEKKKEKHKKKGGLMTALVDEIQEPMPVLQLPKKVKTSHSSSKDLLPKKKPSKKDGVKNSHPPTLLPTPSLEDEPATAMAMSAGSSATWEKCKPMSYEEKRQLSLDINKLPGDKLGRVVHIIQSREPSLKNSNPDEIEIDFETLKPSTLRELERYVSTCLRKKKKVSVEKPAEALMVASKKAGSSSESSGSSSDSEAEVTGLIPKLQKKKSQSVKDGKKSHPHVHSGPPGLTSQAPGLQATIHMKPQPPPQAPAPGFMPGPVAALESSQMLENSFDPLPHFGQPLMHLPHHAGNAASPAAPQHNAHPAAGPASPETHPFLNQHPALTPAGETPSLHNAMPQQPSRPSHKAAAMPAKPPLQQQQQQQQQQLQQQQAVAPPQPQPAMPVPQHPQPPPAPQQQQQQQQQQQQQQPPQQLQPQSSAPAPPPPPPQQQQQQHQQHQLPPHILHPPQPLHQRPLSLSPPTLTPQGLLSSQPPQMLLEEDDEEPGPTMPLSQMHLYLQQLQQGRQPQQPQQLMQSLQAQARQQQQQQQQQQQQQQQQQQQQQLQQQQQQLQQQQQQQQQQQQQQQQQQQQQQPVQQLSAQPLMQSVQVQSQLASQASLAPPELSVQAQAPPAPSHQAKPQQMPMHQARHMQHTQQTQQQQQQMGYQQGPGQAAGPQSSQHKVPGLSAKPQHNIIHQQQQQQPSPRQIKADHYNAGHHRDNPSPLMMHSPQLPQYPPVVHQSPPHSMQPKKQQRVPVSHAGPKEERLAPSPVMRGEPFNPAMRPDHHKHPDSKPSIAGHGQQNVKSMDSSRPVIRSSESSGPPPSLQDKEKFRQESKAPVAPKKVQEVKLKNMGSWASLAQKATSAPSSALKSSSDSFEQFRRALREKEEREKALKAQAEQAEKDRIRREQEKLRGRDEEEVMEAPRRVHEEPRRRQEQQHMQPPPQLQQPLPPPPPQQQQPEPQPAPVQQAVQQPPTPPQPAAHNPMDQQRELARRREQERRRREAMAATIDMNFQSDLMAIFEENLF, translated from the exons GCAGTACCTGCTGAAGGTGGTGCTCAAGTCCCTGTGGAAGCACAACTTCGCTTGGCCTTTTCACCTGCCGGTGGATGCGGTCAAGCTCAGCCTGCCT GACTACTACAATATTATCAAATATCCTATGGACATGGGAACAATCAAGAAAAGGCTTGAAAACCATTACTACTGGAATGCCCAAGAATGTATCCACGACTTCACCGCCATGTTCACCAACTGCTACATATACAACAAG CCAGGAGACGACATAGTCCTGATGGCCGAGGCCCTGGAGAAGGTGTTCCTCCAGAAGGTGTCCGAGATGCCCGAGGAGGAGACCGAGATCGTCGTCATGACAGGGAAGGGCCGCGGCCGGGGCAGGCGAGAAGGAG GTATGAGCATGAAGCCGGGGCCCCTGGTGGATTCACCGAACACGACCCCTCACACACGTGGCCTGTCAAACCTCTCCGCTCCGCCTCAGACCCGGGGGCCGATGCAGGGCCCCCCGTCGCTACCTCCCCAGCCTATGATGCAGGCCCTCCCGCCCCGCGTGCCCCCTACGTTACCCAGCCACGCGCCCCAGCTGGGAGCCCCCTACTCCATGGCCCCCATGGACTGCATCCCTCAAGCACACGTCATGCCCCTCTTGCCGgcccccacccacaccaccctCCCGCCTCTGGCCATCCAGAGCACGGCCCCCATGCTGCAGAACAACCTCCCGCCGATGATCAAA CCGAGAAAGAGCCAGAAGAGGAAAGCGGACACCACAACGCCCACGGCCAACGACCAGATGAGCGAGTCGTCGCCGGCGGCCGAGTCCAAGTCGGGCAAGACGTTGCCCAGGCGGGAGGGCGTGCGGCCCAACAAAGTCATCAAGAAAGAGGCGCCCGACTCCCAGCACCACGTAGCCATGGGTACGGGGGCCAGCGGCGGCGGGCTCAGCCCCAAGCCCCAGGACCAGCTGGGCTACTGCGGCAGCCTGGTGAGAGAGATGCTCTCAAAGAAGCACACGGCCTACGCCTGGCCCTTCTACAAGCCCGTGGACGTGAACGCGCTGCGGCTCCACGACTACCACGAGATCATCAAACACCCCATGGACCTCAGCAGCATCAAG GCCAAGCTGGAGAACAGGCAATACCGGGAAGCCCAGGAGTTTGCTGCGGACGTGCGGTTAATGTTTTCAAACTGTTACAAGTACAACCCCCCCGACCACGAAGTTGTGGGCATGGCACGCAAGCTACAG GACGTGTTTGAGATGCGCTTCGCCAAGATGCCGGATGAGCTGGACATGAAACCGATGGCGGTGCCGCCGCCCCCCACGCTGCTGCACCACCCCGCCCCCGTCAAGCCCCAGCCCCCGCTGGGCCGCATCGGCTCCTCCTCCgacagctccagctccagctcctcctcctcctcctcctccacggacGACTCTGAGGAGGAGCGGGCCCAGCGGCTGGCCGAGCTCCAGGAGCAG CTGAAGGCGGTCCACGAGCAGCTGGCCGCCCTCTCCCAGCCGCAGGCCACCAAGCccaagaggaaggagaaggagaaggaaaaagagaagaaggagaagaagaaggagaagcatAAGAAGAAGGGAGGCCTGATGACGGCCCTGGTGGACGAGATCCAGGAGCCCATGCCGGTGCTGCAGCTCCCCAAGAAGGTCAAGACCAGCCACAGTAGCAGCAAGGACCTGCTGCCCAAGAAGAAGCCCAG TAAGAAGGACGGCGTCAAGAACAGCCACCCGCCCACCTTGCTACCCACCCCCAGCCTGGAGGACGAGCCGGCCACGGCCATGGCCATGTCGGCCGGCTCGTCGGCCACGTGGGAGAAGTGCAAGCCCATGTCCTACGAGGAGAAGCGGCAGCTCAGCCTGGACATCAACAAGCTGCCGGGCGACAAGCTGGGCCGCGTGGTCCACATCATCCAGTCCCGCGAGCCCTCGCTCAAGAACTCCAACCCGGACGAGATCGAGATCGACTTCGAGACGCTGAAGCCGTCCACGCTGCGGGAGCTGGAGCGATACGTGTCCACCTGCCTCCGCAAGAAGAAGAAGGTTTCAG TGGAGAAACCGGCGGAGGCCCTGATGGTCGCCTCCAAGAAGGCGGGCTCCTCCTCGGAGAGCAGCGGCTCCAGCTCAGACAGCGAGGCGGAGGTGACCGGCCTGATCCCCAagctgcagaagaagaagagccaGTCAGTGAAGGACGGGAAGAAGAGCCACCCGCACGTGCACAGCGGACCCCCTGGCCTCACGTCCCAGGCCCCCGGCCTCCAGGCCACCATCCACATGAAGCcccagccgccgccgcaagCCCCGGCCCCCGGCTTCATGCCGGGCCCCGTCGCCGCCCTGGAGTCCTCGCAGATGCTGGAGAACAGCTTCGACCCGTTGCCCCACTTCGGCCAGCCCCTCATGCATCTCCCCCATCACGCCGGCAACGCCGCCTCGCCCGCGGCCCCTCAACACAACGCCCACCCGGCCGCCGGCCCCGCGTCCCCGGAGACGCACCCCTTCCTCAACCAGCATCCGGCGCTCACGCCCGCAGGTGAGACCCCGT CCCTGCACAACGCCATGCCCCAGCAGCCCTCCCGGCCCAGCCACAAGGCGGCCGCCATGCCGGCCAAGCCcccgctgcagcagcagcagcagcagcagcagcagcagctgcagcagcagcaggccgtaGCCCCGCCCCAGCCCCAACCCGCCATGCCCGTCCCACAGCACCCCCagccgcccccagccccccagcagcagcagcagcagcagcagcagcagcagcagcagcagcccccgcagcagctgcagccccagTCCTCGgccccggcgccgccgccgccgccgccgcagcagcagcagcagcagcaccaacaACACCAACTCCCGCCGCACATCCtgcaccccccccagcccctccaccagcggcccctgtccctgtccccgcCCACCCTCACCCCGCAGGGCCTGCTCTCCTCCCAGCCCCCCCAGAtgctgctggaggaggacgacgaggagccCGGGCCGACGATGCCCCTCAGCCAAATGCACCTGTacctgcagcagctgcagcaggggcggcagccccagcagccccagcagctcATGCAGTCCCTCCAGGCACAGgcccggcagcagcagcagcagcagcagcagcagcagcagcagcagcagcagcagcagcagcaacaacagctgcagcagcagcaacaacagctgcagcagcaacagcagcaacaacagcagcagcagcagcaacagcagcagcagcagcagcagcagcagccggttCAGCAGCTGTCGGCCCAGCCCCTGATGCAGTCTGTCCAGGTTCAGTCTCAGCTGGCGTCCCAGGCGTCGCTGGCCCCGCCAGAGCTCTCGGTCCAGGCTcaggcccccccggccccgtcGCACCAGGCCAAGCCCCAGCAGATGCCCATGCACCAGGCGCGCCACATGCAGCACACCCAGCagacgcagcagcagcagcagcagatgggCTACCAGCAGGGCCCTGGACAGGCCGCCGGGCCCCAGAGCTCCCAACACAAAGTGCCGGGGCTGTCGGCCAAACCTCAGCATAACATCatccatcagcagcagcagcagcagc cctCCCCACGACAGATCAAGGCCGACCATTACAATGCAG GCCACCACCGCGACAACCCGTCGCCCCTCATGATGCATTCCCCACAGCTGCCGCAATATCCACCCGTAGTCCACCAGTCTCCACCTCACAGCATGCAGCCCAAAAAG CAGCAGAGGGTACCTGTAAGCCACGCTGGACCAAAGGAGGAGCGGCTAGCTCCCTCGCCCGTCATGAGAGGGGAGCCCTTCAACCCTGCCATGAGGCCAGACCATCACAAACACCCCGACAGCAAGCCCTCCATAGCAGGCCACGGCCAACAGA ATGTGAAGTCCATGGACAGCTCGCGGCCTGTCATACGCTCCTCTGAGTCCAGtggacccccaccctctctgcaGGACAAAGAGAAGTTCAGGCAGGAGTCCAAGGCGCCAGTGGCCCCCAAAAAGGTACAG GAGGTGAAGCTGAAGAACATGGGCTCGTGGGCCAGCCTGGCGCAGAAGGCCACGTCGGCGCCGTCGTCGGCGCTGAAGTCGTCGAGCGACAGCTTCGAGCAGTTCCGCCGGGCACtgcgggagaaggaggagcgcgAGAAGGCCCTGAAGGCTCAGGCGGAGCAGGCGGAGAAGGACCGCATACGCAGGGAACAGGAGAAGCTGCG GGGtcgagacgaggaggaggtgatggaggcccCCCGCAGGGTCCACGAGGAGCCCCGCAGGCggcaggagcagcagcacatGCAGCCCCCACCCCAGCTGCAGcagccgctgccgccgccgccgccgcagcagcagcagcctgagcCCCAGCCCGCCCCCGTCCAGCAGGCCGTCCAGCAGCCGCCCACGCCCCCCCAGCCCGCTGCACACAACCCCATGgaccagcagagggagctggCGCGCCGTCGGGAGCAGGAGCGCCGGAGGAGAGAAGCC aTGGCGGCCACCATTGACATGAATTTCCAAAGTGACCTAATGGCTATCTTTGAGGAGAATCTGTTTTGA
- the brd4 gene encoding bromodomain-containing protein 4 isoform X7, whose translation MDYKMHAKSNDLLDFQKLDALLEKIAHSVSMKRESSEECNGISSALSVESVPGPRLNWCPTNTTAFAPAPAPAPPQLPPPAPGLQPARHFPSMGDGLNASQMSGSSSSSSSQGQPPAKVHVGGTGANPLPPEYINPNRPKRQTNQLQYLLKVVLKSLWKHNFAWPFHLPVDAVKLSLPDYYNIIKYPMDMGTIKKRLENHYYWNAQECIHDFTAMFTNCYIYNKPGDDIVLMAEALEKVFLQKVSEMPEEETEIVVMTGKGRGRGRREGGMSMKPGPLVDSPNTTPHTRGLSNLSAPPQTRGPMQGPPSLPPQPMMQALPPRVPPTLPSHAPQLGAPYSMAPMDCIPQAHVMPLLPAPTHTTLPPLAIQSTAPMLQNNLPPMIKPRKSQKRKADTTTPTANDQMSESSPAAESKSGKTLPRREGVRPNKVIKKEAPDSQHHVAMGTGASGGGLSPKPQDQLGYCGSLVREMLSKKHTAYAWPFYKPVDVNALRLHDYHEIIKHPMDLSSIKAKLENRQYREAQEFAADVRLMFSNCYKYNPPDHEVVGMARKLQDVFEMRFAKMPDELDMKPMAVPPPPTLLHHPAPVKPQPPLGRIGSSSDSSSSSSSSSSSSTDDSEEERAQRLAELQEQLKAVHEQLAALSQPQATKPKRKEKEKEKEKKEKKKEKHKKKGGLMTALVDEIQEPMPVLQLPKKVKTSHSSSKDLLPKKKPSKKDGVKNSHPPTLLPTPSLEDEPATAMAMSAGSSATWEKCKPMSYEEKRQLSLDINKLPGDKLGRVVHIIQSREPSLKNSNPDEIEIDFETLKPSTLRELERYVSTCLRKKKKVSVEKPAEALMVASKKAGSSSESSGSSSDSEAEVTGLIPKLQKKKSQSVKDGKKSHPHVHSGPPGLTSQAPGLQATIHMKPQPPPQAPAPGFMPGPVAALESSQMLENSFDPLPHFGQPLMHLPHHAGNAASPAAPQHNAHPAAGPASPETHPFLNQHPALTPAALHNAMPQQPSRPSHKAAAMPAKPPLQQQQQQQQQQLQQQQAVAPPQPQPAMPVPQHPQPPPAPQQQQQQQQQQQQQQPPQQLQPQSSAPAPPPPPPQQQQQQHQQHQLPPHILHPPQPLHQRPLSLSPPTLTPQGLLSSQPPQMLLEEDDEEPGPTMPLSQMHLYLQQLQQGRQPQQPQQLMQSLQAQARQQQQQQQQQQQQQQQQQQQQQLQQQQQQLQQQQQQQQQQQQQQQQQQQQQQPVQQLSAQPLMQSVQVQSQLASQASLAPPELSVQAQAPPAPSHQAKPQQMPMHQARHMQHTQQTQQQQQQMGYQQGPGQAAGPQSSQHKVPGLSAKPQHNIIHQQQQQQPSPRQIKADHYNAGHHRDNPSPLMMHSPQLPQYPPVVHQSPPHSMQPKKQRVPVSHAGPKEERLAPSPVMRGEPFNPAMRPDHHKHPDSKPSIAGHGQQNVKSMDSSRPVIRSSESSGPPPSLQDKEKFRQESKAPVAPKKVQEVKLKNMGSWASLAQKATSAPSSALKSSSDSFEQFRRALREKEEREKALKAQAEQAEKDRIRREQEKLRGRDEEEVMEAPRRVHEEPRRRQEQQHMQPPPQLQQPLPPPPPQQQQPEPQPAPVQQAVQQPPTPPQPAAHNPMDQQRELARRREQERRRREAMAATIDMNFQSDLMAIFEENLF comes from the exons GCAGTACCTGCTGAAGGTGGTGCTCAAGTCCCTGTGGAAGCACAACTTCGCTTGGCCTTTTCACCTGCCGGTGGATGCGGTCAAGCTCAGCCTGCCT GACTACTACAATATTATCAAATATCCTATGGACATGGGAACAATCAAGAAAAGGCTTGAAAACCATTACTACTGGAATGCCCAAGAATGTATCCACGACTTCACCGCCATGTTCACCAACTGCTACATATACAACAAG CCAGGAGACGACATAGTCCTGATGGCCGAGGCCCTGGAGAAGGTGTTCCTCCAGAAGGTGTCCGAGATGCCCGAGGAGGAGACCGAGATCGTCGTCATGACAGGGAAGGGCCGCGGCCGGGGCAGGCGAGAAGGAG GTATGAGCATGAAGCCGGGGCCCCTGGTGGATTCACCGAACACGACCCCTCACACACGTGGCCTGTCAAACCTCTCCGCTCCGCCTCAGACCCGGGGGCCGATGCAGGGCCCCCCGTCGCTACCTCCCCAGCCTATGATGCAGGCCCTCCCGCCCCGCGTGCCCCCTACGTTACCCAGCCACGCGCCCCAGCTGGGAGCCCCCTACTCCATGGCCCCCATGGACTGCATCCCTCAAGCACACGTCATGCCCCTCTTGCCGgcccccacccacaccaccctCCCGCCTCTGGCCATCCAGAGCACGGCCCCCATGCTGCAGAACAACCTCCCGCCGATGATCAAA CCGAGAAAGAGCCAGAAGAGGAAAGCGGACACCACAACGCCCACGGCCAACGACCAGATGAGCGAGTCGTCGCCGGCGGCCGAGTCCAAGTCGGGCAAGACGTTGCCCAGGCGGGAGGGCGTGCGGCCCAACAAAGTCATCAAGAAAGAGGCGCCCGACTCCCAGCACCACGTAGCCATGGGTACGGGGGCCAGCGGCGGCGGGCTCAGCCCCAAGCCCCAGGACCAGCTGGGCTACTGCGGCAGCCTGGTGAGAGAGATGCTCTCAAAGAAGCACACGGCCTACGCCTGGCCCTTCTACAAGCCCGTGGACGTGAACGCGCTGCGGCTCCACGACTACCACGAGATCATCAAACACCCCATGGACCTCAGCAGCATCAAG GCCAAGCTGGAGAACAGGCAATACCGGGAAGCCCAGGAGTTTGCTGCGGACGTGCGGTTAATGTTTTCAAACTGTTACAAGTACAACCCCCCCGACCACGAAGTTGTGGGCATGGCACGCAAGCTACAG GACGTGTTTGAGATGCGCTTCGCCAAGATGCCGGATGAGCTGGACATGAAACCGATGGCGGTGCCGCCGCCCCCCACGCTGCTGCACCACCCCGCCCCCGTCAAGCCCCAGCCCCCGCTGGGCCGCATCGGCTCCTCCTCCgacagctccagctccagctcctcctcctcctcctcctccacggacGACTCTGAGGAGGAGCGGGCCCAGCGGCTGGCCGAGCTCCAGGAGCAG CTGAAGGCGGTCCACGAGCAGCTGGCCGCCCTCTCCCAGCCGCAGGCCACCAAGCccaagaggaaggagaaggagaaggaaaaagagaagaaggagaagaagaaggagaagcatAAGAAGAAGGGAGGCCTGATGACGGCCCTGGTGGACGAGATCCAGGAGCCCATGCCGGTGCTGCAGCTCCCCAAGAAGGTCAAGACCAGCCACAGTAGCAGCAAGGACCTGCTGCCCAAGAAGAAGCCCAG TAAGAAGGACGGCGTCAAGAACAGCCACCCGCCCACCTTGCTACCCACCCCCAGCCTGGAGGACGAGCCGGCCACGGCCATGGCCATGTCGGCCGGCTCGTCGGCCACGTGGGAGAAGTGCAAGCCCATGTCCTACGAGGAGAAGCGGCAGCTCAGCCTGGACATCAACAAGCTGCCGGGCGACAAGCTGGGCCGCGTGGTCCACATCATCCAGTCCCGCGAGCCCTCGCTCAAGAACTCCAACCCGGACGAGATCGAGATCGACTTCGAGACGCTGAAGCCGTCCACGCTGCGGGAGCTGGAGCGATACGTGTCCACCTGCCTCCGCAAGAAGAAGAAGGTTTCAG TGGAGAAACCGGCGGAGGCCCTGATGGTCGCCTCCAAGAAGGCGGGCTCCTCCTCGGAGAGCAGCGGCTCCAGCTCAGACAGCGAGGCGGAGGTGACCGGCCTGATCCCCAagctgcagaagaagaagagccaGTCAGTGAAGGACGGGAAGAAGAGCCACCCGCACGTGCACAGCGGACCCCCTGGCCTCACGTCCCAGGCCCCCGGCCTCCAGGCCACCATCCACATGAAGCcccagccgccgccgcaagCCCCGGCCCCCGGCTTCATGCCGGGCCCCGTCGCCGCCCTGGAGTCCTCGCAGATGCTGGAGAACAGCTTCGACCCGTTGCCCCACTTCGGCCAGCCCCTCATGCATCTCCCCCATCACGCCGGCAACGCCGCCTCGCCCGCGGCCCCTCAACACAACGCCCACCCGGCCGCCGGCCCCGCGTCCCCGGAGACGCACCCCTTCCTCAACCAGCATCCGGCGCTCACGCCCGCAG CCCTGCACAACGCCATGCCCCAGCAGCCCTCCCGGCCCAGCCACAAGGCGGCCGCCATGCCGGCCAAGCCcccgctgcagcagcagcagcagcagcagcagcagcagctgcagcagcagcaggccgtaGCCCCGCCCCAGCCCCAACCCGCCATGCCCGTCCCACAGCACCCCCagccgcccccagccccccagcagcagcagcagcagcagcagcagcagcagcagcagcagcccccgcagcagctgcagccccagTCCTCGgccccggcgccgccgccgccgccgccgcagcagcagcagcagcagcaccaacaACACCAACTCCCGCCGCACATCCtgcaccccccccagcccctccaccagcggcccctgtccctgtccccgcCCACCCTCACCCCGCAGGGCCTGCTCTCCTCCCAGCCCCCCCAGAtgctgctggaggaggacgacgaggagccCGGGCCGACGATGCCCCTCAGCCAAATGCACCTGTacctgcagcagctgcagcaggggcggcagccccagcagccccagcagctcATGCAGTCCCTCCAGGCACAGgcccggcagcagcagcagcagcagcagcagcagcagcagcagcagcagcagcagcagcagcaacaacagctgcagcagcagcaacaacagctgcagcagcaacagcagcaacaacagcagcagcagcagcaacagcagcagcagcagcagcagcagcagccggttCAGCAGCTGTCGGCCCAGCCCCTGATGCAGTCTGTCCAGGTTCAGTCTCAGCTGGCGTCCCAGGCGTCGCTGGCCCCGCCAGAGCTCTCGGTCCAGGCTcaggcccccccggccccgtcGCACCAGGCCAAGCCCCAGCAGATGCCCATGCACCAGGCGCGCCACATGCAGCACACCCAGCagacgcagcagcagcagcagcagatgggCTACCAGCAGGGCCCTGGACAGGCCGCCGGGCCCCAGAGCTCCCAACACAAAGTGCCGGGGCTGTCGGCCAAACCTCAGCATAACATCatccatcagcagcagcagcagcagc cctCCCCACGACAGATCAAGGCCGACCATTACAATGCAG GCCACCACCGCGACAACCCGTCGCCCCTCATGATGCATTCCCCACAGCTGCCGCAATATCCACCCGTAGTCCACCAGTCTCCACCTCACAGCATGCAGCCCAAAAAG CAGAGGGTACCTGTAAGCCACGCTGGACCAAAGGAGGAGCGGCTAGCTCCCTCGCCCGTCATGAGAGGGGAGCCCTTCAACCCTGCCATGAGGCCAGACCATCACAAACACCCCGACAGCAAGCCCTCCATAGCAGGCCACGGCCAACAGA ATGTGAAGTCCATGGACAGCTCGCGGCCTGTCATACGCTCCTCTGAGTCCAGtggacccccaccctctctgcaGGACAAAGAGAAGTTCAGGCAGGAGTCCAAGGCGCCAGTGGCCCCCAAAAAGGTACAG GAGGTGAAGCTGAAGAACATGGGCTCGTGGGCCAGCCTGGCGCAGAAGGCCACGTCGGCGCCGTCGTCGGCGCTGAAGTCGTCGAGCGACAGCTTCGAGCAGTTCCGCCGGGCACtgcgggagaaggaggagcgcgAGAAGGCCCTGAAGGCTCAGGCGGAGCAGGCGGAGAAGGACCGCATACGCAGGGAACAGGAGAAGCTGCG GGGtcgagacgaggaggaggtgatggaggcccCCCGCAGGGTCCACGAGGAGCCCCGCAGGCggcaggagcagcagcacatGCAGCCCCCACCCCAGCTGCAGcagccgctgccgccgccgccgccgcagcagcagcagcctgagcCCCAGCCCGCCCCCGTCCAGCAGGCCGTCCAGCAGCCGCCCACGCCCCCCCAGCCCGCTGCACACAACCCCATGgaccagcagagggagctggCGCGCCGTCGGGAGCAGGAGCGCCGGAGGAGAGAAGCC aTGGCGGCCACCATTGACATGAATTTCCAAAGTGACCTAATGGCTATCTTTGAGGAGAATCTGTTTTGA